A single window of Desulfomicrobium macestii DNA harbors:
- the rsxE gene encoding electron transport complex subunit RsxE codes for MASLMKEFTKGLWNELPPFRLVLGLCPVLAVTNTANNGLGMGAAVIFVLALSNFIISLVRNIIPKKVRIVCFIAISASLVVTVELLMQAFAYPLYQQLGIFVPLIVVNCIILGRAEAFAAKNPPHLALADGLGMGIGFTLSLTFLGGIRETFGAGSLFGVNLFGPDFQPFTFMVQAPGAFVCLGLILAGMNFLTAWQAKRKGVVLDPNFDAGCSGCAACKGLEKIVNQKKLERLEAAKG; via the coding sequence ATGGCCAGTTTAATGAAAGAATTCACCAAAGGACTGTGGAATGAACTTCCTCCGTTCCGCTTGGTGCTGGGTTTGTGTCCTGTCTTGGCCGTCACCAATACCGCCAACAATGGTCTTGGCATGGGTGCCGCGGTCATCTTCGTTCTCGCTCTTTCCAACTTCATCATTTCCCTGGTGCGCAACATCATTCCCAAAAAGGTGCGCATCGTCTGTTTCATCGCGATTTCCGCCTCCCTGGTCGTTACCGTGGAACTTCTCATGCAGGCATTTGCATATCCGCTTTACCAGCAGCTGGGCATCTTTGTTCCCCTTATCGTCGTCAACTGCATCATCCTTGGCCGGGCTGAAGCGTTCGCCGCCAAGAATCCCCCCCATCTGGCCCTGGCCGACGGGTTGGGGATGGGCATCGGTTTCACCTTGTCCCTGACTTTCCTGGGGGGCATTCGCGAGACCTTCGGTGCCGGTTCCCTGTTCGGAGTTAATCTGTTCGGACCGGACTTTCAGCCTTTCACCTTCATGGTCCAGGCGCCCGGAGCGTTTGTCTGCCTCGGGCTCATTCTCGCAGGCATGAATTTTCTGACTGCCTGGCAGGCCAAACGCAAGGGTGTTGTCCTGGATCCCAATTTCGATGCTGGTTGTTCCGGGTGCGCTGCCTGCAAGGGCCTGGAAAAAATCGTCAACCAAAAAAAGCTGGAACGGCTTGAAGCAGCCAAGGGCTAA
- the rnfG gene encoding RnfABCDGE type electron transport complex subunit G, protein MMEIVRMVVVLSAITGLAGFVLSGLKVWTTPIIEEQVLTNVQGPALKQIFLQGDNDPIADRKKLPMPGNEDETIIVFPSLKGGKLQAVAMEASGKGYGGDVNVIVGFDVAADNLVGISVTTHKETPGLGSRIQEPAFTKQFKAKDPAKAALKKDGGDIDAISGATFSSIAAADAVKQAAGWYAALKDTIKTTW, encoded by the coding sequence ATGATGGAAATTGTACGAATGGTGGTTGTGCTTTCCGCCATCACCGGTCTTGCGGGTTTCGTCCTCTCCGGGCTCAAGGTCTGGACTACTCCCATCATCGAGGAACAGGTCCTGACCAATGTCCAGGGCCCGGCTTTGAAGCAGATTTTTTTGCAGGGCGACAATGATCCCATTGCCGATCGCAAGAAATTGCCCATGCCCGGCAATGAAGACGAGACCATTATCGTCTTCCCCTCCCTGAAGGGTGGCAAATTGCAGGCCGTGGCCATGGAAGCGTCCGGAAAAGGTTATGGCGGCGACGTGAACGTGATCGTCGGGTTTGACGTTGCAGCGGATAATCTCGTCGGAATCAGCGTCACCACCCACAAGGAAACGCCCGGGCTTGGTTCGCGCATTCAGGAACCTGCCTTTACCAAACAGTTCAAGGCCAAGGATCCGGCGAAAGCCGCCCTTAAAAAGGATGGCGGCGACATCGACGCCATTTCAGGCGCGACATTCTCATCCATTGCCGCGGCTGATGCTGTGAAGCAGGCCGCCGGATGGTATGCGGCCCTCAAGGATACGATCAAAACCACGTGGTAG
- a CDS encoding RnfABCDGE type electron transport complex subunit D codes for MASQDISKKMYSVASAPLWHSGATLQKNMLHTLLAILPVVAMAVYRYGYDAVVVMAWAGFTAVVTEAVVQKLMKQAPTSDDFSALVDGLLFAFLLPATAPAWMVILGTAFMVILGRMVFGGYGGSPVCAPALGWAVLAISWPDLVDLNGMLLKWDLIEPLSELKYFGLDAISSVTPMSLLLGENLGALGASQALMIVIGGAYLMSRGLVRWFIPVSFLAGVLVAGFVYNFIDPQLYASPVFHLLSGSTLLAAFFLMPYPSSSPTWRLPMLLFGFFGGVMVIIIRTYGIYPDGVPFAILLANLCTPLFDLIQPKPFGGR; via the coding sequence ATGGCAAGCCAGGATATTTCAAAGAAAATGTATTCCGTTGCTTCGGCTCCGCTGTGGCATTCCGGAGCAACACTACAAAAAAACATGCTTCATACGCTGCTGGCAATTTTGCCGGTGGTGGCGATGGCTGTGTATCGTTACGGTTATGATGCGGTAGTGGTCATGGCGTGGGCCGGGTTCACCGCCGTGGTCACGGAAGCCGTCGTGCAGAAGCTCATGAAGCAGGCGCCGACCTCTGACGATTTCAGCGCACTGGTGGATGGTCTGCTCTTTGCCTTCTTGCTTCCGGCCACTGCCCCTGCGTGGATGGTCATTCTCGGGACCGCGTTCATGGTCATCCTCGGGCGCATGGTCTTCGGCGGATATGGCGGCAGTCCGGTCTGCGCTCCGGCTCTGGGTTGGGCCGTGCTGGCCATCTCCTGGCCGGATCTCGTTGACCTGAACGGGATGCTTCTCAAATGGGACCTCATCGAACCATTGAGCGAACTCAAGTACTTCGGCCTTGATGCCATCTCCTCGGTCACTCCCATGAGCCTTCTGTTGGGAGAGAATCTCGGGGCCCTGGGCGCGTCCCAGGCTCTGATGATCGTCATCGGAGGAGCCTACCTCATGTCCAGAGGGCTGGTGCGCTGGTTCATTCCGGTATCCTTTCTGGCCGGTGTTCTAGTGGCTGGGTTTGTCTACAATTTCATCGATCCCCAGCTTTACGCATCCCCGGTCTTTCACCTGCTTTCCGGTAGCACCCTGCTGGCGGCATTTTTCCTGATGCCTTATCCGTCTTCCTCCCCAACGTGGCGCTTGCCGATGTTGCTGTTCGGCTTTTTCGGCGGTGTGATGGTGATCATCATCCGCACGTATGGCATCTATCCCGATGGCGTGCCCTTTGCGATTTTGCTGGCAAATCTCTGCACGCCGCTTTTTGATCTTATTCAACCCAAGCCCTTCGGCGGGAGGTAG